Proteins found in one Fusarium oxysporum Fo47 chromosome V, complete sequence genomic segment:
- a CDS encoding L-Aspartase-like protein, whose protein sequence is MPQAKKKNSDDLELLRGKAGRTFGHLAGVYCATKGLPSTYNKDLQENWEPMLDHVKTVSDSVQIANGILSTLKLRPERMIASLNPFLLATDVADALVKIVVPFRETHHISGRVVAKSKELGILMDQLSLEQLQAIDSRFPDNIKDVFNYEASVESRNAQGGTSRAGVLEQIEVLKGMLD, encoded by the exons ATGCCCCAGGCAA AA AAGAAAAATTCCGACGACCTCGAACTTTTGAGGGGTAAGGCTGGCAGGACTTTTGGTCATCTTGCCGGTGTTTATTGTGCTACGAAGGGTCTCCCCAGTACCTACAACAAAGACTTGCAAGAGAACTGGGAGCCTATGCTAGATCATGTCAAGACTGTCTCCGATAGTGTGCAGATCGCAAATGGCATCCTCAGCACTCTCAAGCTTCGACCAGAGCGCATGATAGCCTCGCTCAACCCTTTCCTCCTTGCGACCGACGTTGCAGACGCCCTCGTGAAAATTGTCGTGCCTTTCCGTGAGACACACCATATTTCAGGGCGTGTGGTGGCCAAGAGCAAGGAGCTGGGAATCCTAATGGACCAACTGAGCCTGGAGCAGCTGCAGGCCATTGATAGCCGATTCCCGGATAACATCAAGGATGTATTCAACTACGAGGCTAGTGTTGAGTCAAGGAATGCTCAAGGTGGCACCAGCCGAGCAGGCGTGCTAGAGCAGATCGAGGTCCTTAAGGGCATGCTGGATTAG